A single region of the Plutella xylostella chromosome 7, ilPluXylo3.1, whole genome shotgun sequence genome encodes:
- the LOC119690856 gene encoding transient receptor potential channel pyrexia — MPAPRRLLSARWWRGRRSPSPDEPAPVRARTVPRPRRARAARLHSSPAPPPPHDDDDVELALSSMGHLEYVLAGLSPPAESAPNMYDSFEEPPLDITAHICADSLRQSAHEQMRAAGGRLRLLDELESGALSPDACAAALQGATDQEKHVCLFWAAFLQLAPLLPPLLAAGADPLYYDTLGLSALHVAAFSGSVECASFLLANGADPNYMPRCFSPLHCAAFGNSVAVARLLIARGASVHAAVKYVNCEGGLLHCAVRADSADCLRLFIAHGVDVNQIEPGGTNALHLAADLGMLQCLTILLDTPGADPNVRTRVGDRESTALHLAADGGFVECVDYLLTKGADASLKNHRGFTALHLAARSASLECVESLLRKGKADANAMDFDKRTALHAAVGKSDSACDIIETLISWGANVNQKDEYGFTPLHLAALDGLSTCVETLIYHGADVTTRSKKGNSALNVIARKTPASLAMITRKLDCAITLHHSQSSNREVELELDFRSILQHCYPREISYLNTFVDEGQKEVLLHPLCSAFLYIKWEKIRKYYVARLFLCFIFVMGLTLYVLTALAHNCYNGSKDMEETIQEQELCQKQSILGDLLRKNPFVIEMQWWVLAGITIFEIFRKVYGIAGYSTVKQYLMQSENVIEWFVIVSVFLISYVYTNITYTWQNHIGAFAVLAGWTNLMLMIGQLPVFGTYVAMYQKVQKEFAKLLMAYSCILIGFTISFCVIFPDSSSFANPFMGFITVLTMMIGELNLDLLLNEPDGNDPPVLLEFSAQVTYVLFLMFVTVVLMNLLVGIAVHDIQGLRKTAGLSKLVRQTKLISYMELALFNGYLPKCLLKILHSSALVSPQAYRVVLSVKPLNPSEKRLPRDIMMAAYDIAKMRKQYGHTISSSGSTAGAYSCFRKYENNNDSGYPEYGYSSGLGSLHSRLDDTTENVRQMAQEIRELKKVINAQQLVIQQALAGAMDAPT, encoded by the coding sequence ATGCCCGCGCCCCGTCGGCTGCTGAGCGCGCGCTGGTGGCGCGGCCGCCGCTCGCCCTCGCCCGACGAGCCGGCACCGGTCCGCGCCCGCACTGTGCCCCGCCCGCGCCGAGCCCGGGCCGCGCGCCTGCACtcctcgcccgcgccgccgccgccgcacgaTGACGACGACGTGGAGCTGGCGCTGTCCTCCATGGGGCACCTGGAGTACGTGCTGGCCGGCCTCTCGCCGCCGGCCGAGAGCGCGCCCAACATGTACGACAGCTTCGAGGAGCCGCCGCTCGACATCACCGCGCACATCTGCGCCGACTCGCTGCGGCAGAGCGCGCACGAGCAGATGCGCGCCGCCGGCGGCCGCCTGCGCCTTCTGGATGAGCTGGAGAGCGGCGCGCTGTCGCCGGACGCCTGCGCCGCCGCGCTGCAGGGCGCCACCGACCAGGAGAAGCATGTGTGCCTGTTCTGGGCCGCCTTCCTGCAGCTGGCGCCGCTGCTGCCGCCGCTGCTGGCAGCCGGCGCCGACCCGCTGTACTATGACACGCTGGGACTGTCCGCGCTGCACGTGGCAGCCTTCAGCGGCTCCGTGGAGTGCGCAAGCTTCCTGCTGGCGAACGGTGCAGACCCCAACTACATGCCGCGCTGCTTCTCGCCGCTGCACTGCGCCGCGTTCGGCAACTCGGTGGCGGTGGCGCGGCTGCTGATCGCGCGCGGCGCCAGCGTGCACGCCGCTGTGAAGTACGTGAACTGCGAGGGCGGGCTGCTGCACTGCGCCGTGCGCGCCGACTCCGCCGACTGCCTGCGCCTGTTCATCGCGCACGGCGTGGACGTCAACCAGATCGAGCCGGGCGGCACCAACGCGCTGCACCTGGCCGCCGACCTGGGCATGCTGCAGTGTCTCACCATCCTGCTGGACACGCCGGGCGCCGACCCCAACGTTCGCACGCGCGTGGGTGATCGCGAGTCTACGGCGCTGCACCTAGCGGCTGACGGTGGCTTCGTGGAATGTGTTGACTATCTGCTGACGAAGGGAGCCGATGCGAGCCTCAAAAACCACCGTGGATTCACCGCGCTGCACCTCGCCGCGCGCTCCGCGAGCCTCGAGTGCGTCGAGTCGCTGCTAAGGAAGGGAAAAGCGGATGCAAACGCGATGGACTTCGATAAGCGGACGGCCCTTCACGCGGCTGTTGGTAAGTCGGACAGCGCGTGTGACATCATAGAGACGCTGATCAGCTGGGGCGCCAACGTGAACCAGAAGGACGAGTACGGGTTCACGCCGCTGCACCTGGCCGCGCTCGACGGGCTGTCTACCTGCGTCGAGACGCTCATCTACCACGGCGCTGACGTCACCACAAGGTCGAAGAAAGGCAACTCTGCGCTCAACGTGATAGCTCGCAAGACACCTGCCTCGCTCGCGATGATCACTCGGAAGCTGGACTGCGCTATCACGCTGCACCACTCGCAGTCCAGCAACCGCGAGGTGGAGCTCGAGCTGGACTTCCGCAGCATCCTGCAGCACTGCTACCCGCGCGAGATCAGCTATCTCAACACCTTCGTCGACGAGGGACAGAAGGAAGTATTGTTGCATCCATTGTGCTCGGCTTTCCTTTACATTAAGTGGGAGAAAATTAGAAAGTACTATGTGGCTAGGCTTTTCCTTTGTTTTATATTCGTGATGGGTCTTACGTTGTATGTGTTGACGGCGCTCGCACATAATTGTTACAACGGCAGTAAAGATATGGAGGAAACTATTCAGGAGCAAGAGTTGTGCCAGAAACAATCCATTCTCGGGGATCTGTTGCGAAAGAATCCCTTTGTCATAGAGATGCAGTGGTGGGTGTTGGCCGGAATTACGATATTTGAGATATTCAGAAAAGTGTATGGTATCGCCGGCTACTCGACCGTGAAGCAGTATCTGATGCAATCGGAGAATGTTATCGAGTGGTTCGTGATCGTAAGCGTATTTCTGATATCGTACGTATACACAAACATCACGTACACTTGGCAGAATCACATCGGTGCATTCGCGGTGCTCGCCGGATGGACTAATCTCATGTTGATGATAGGGCAGCTGCCCGTGTTCGGGACCTACGTGGCCATGTATCAGAAGGTCCAGAAGGAATTCGCAAAGCTACTCATGGCATATTCGTGCATTCTTATCGGGTTCACGATAAGTTTCTGCGTCATATTTCCAGACTCTTCTTCTTTCGCAAATCCGTTCATGGGCTTTATTACCGTGTTGACAATGATGATTGGGGAGCTAAATTTAGATTTGCTACTCAACGAGCCGGATGGAAATGACCCGCCCGTTTTGTTAGAGTTTTCAGCGCAGGTGACCTATGTGCTGTTCCTAATGTTTGTGACGGTTGTTCTAATGAACCTCCTAGTTGGTATTGCCGTCCACGATATCCAAGGCTTAAGGAAGACCGCCGGCCTCTCCAAGCTCGTGCGACAAACCAAGCTGATATCTTACATGGAGCTAGCATTATTCAACGGTTATCTGCCTAAATGTTTGCTGAAGATCCTGCATTCCTCCGCCCTAGTGTCTCCACAGGCTTACCGAGTGGTCCTGAGCGTGAAGCCCCTGAACCCGAGCGAGAAGCGATTACCGCGAGACATAATGATGGCCGCGTACGACATCGCTAAAATGCGGAAGCAATACGGCCACACAATATCATCGAGCGGCTCGACCGCGGGCGCCTACTCTTGCTTCAGAAAGTACGAGAACAATAACGATTCTGGTTACCCAGAGTATGGCTACTCCTCAGGGCTTGGTTCCCTACATTCGCGACTGGATGATACCACGGAGAATGTCCGTCAGATGGCTCAGGAGATCAGGGAGTTGAAGAAGGTGATAAACGCGCAACAACTAGTCATCCAACAGGCGCTCGCCGGCGCGATGGACGCCCCTACTTGA